The Eubalaena glacialis isolate mEubGla1 chromosome 5, mEubGla1.1.hap2.+ XY, whole genome shotgun sequence genomic sequence TGGTTCTTTGTTCAGTTTATTGACATCTTATGTCACTTACAATGAGCCACTTGTAATGAATGAGCTTTTCGTATTGGTACCAAGACAAAGAAGACCAATAGTGTGTACTGCTTTTTAAAGAACTAAgttggccttccctggtggtgtagtggttaagaatctgcctgccaatgcaggggacacgggttcgagccctggtccaggaagatcccacatgccgcggagcagctaagcctgtgcgccacaactactgagcttgccctctagagcccgcgtgccacaactactgagcccgtgcgcctagagcccgtgctccacaacaagagaagccactgcaatgagaagcctgcgcaccgcaacgaagagtagcccccgctcaccgcaactagagaaagcctgcgtgcagcaacaaagacccaacacagccaaagataaataaaataaataaatttaaaaaaattcctctatgtcttttaaaaaaaataaagaactaagTTTTTTGCTTCCCCTTCCTCGCCCAAGTTCTGTCCCCAGAGAGGTACTTCTGATTTCTTTGTACTGtgttttaatgtttcattttaacTGGAGATCATGATGTTAATTGCTGGATCTCTGGATTGTCTTTCTTCAGAAGAACTTTTGCGTTGTAGTTAGGTTTCTTATTCACCTGGTAAAAGCACAGATTATCTGCTAGTTAATGTTGCTTAACACATAGGGGGTTGGGGTCAATAATATTGCTGTGGGCAGGATTAAAATCCCTGATTACATCTACAAGAAGGTGCTGTTTCGATATTCCAACTGTTAATTTATGAGAGAGATATATGTGTCTagtgtttttcttaatttaatattttggtcttttttttttaaggtgttgaTCAGTGTATCCAGAAATTTCTAGATATTGCGAGACAGACAGAATGTTTTTTCCTACAAAAAAGATTGCAGTTGTCTGTCCAGAAACCAGAGCAAGTTATCAAAGAGGTACAAGCTCATTTCTCTCCCTAAGTTTAAGGAAGAGCAAATGTTGTCAAAATTCCATTTATGCTTTAAATGAGGTGCTCCATTTGCCCCTTAGTTATAGTGGGGCTTCATAGCTTGAGTGTAAAATGTTGGTTGTCAGTGTTCATGACAACCTGGACCTGGGGGTCAGGGATGGAAAGCGGTGCTTCAAACACAGCAGCTCTCGGCTTTTACTCGTTTCATACACTGGCTTTCATGgaagatttttctcttaaaagaaaaaggttcTGCTTGAAAGGTTGAAAAACCATTAATGTAGATGATAAGCTCATTTTGAACAGGAACTGATCTGTGTGTCCCTGGTGCCTTACACACAGGAAGGGCTCTAGGCAATTTTGTTCAAGGAACCGAAAAGTAAATGTTCTGTCCCAGGCTCCTTGAAACTCAGGATTTCATTTATCTCAGTTGTTTGAAACCAGGGTATTTGGAAGTGTGTTGAGGTTGTCATTAATGGCATTTAGTGGATAGGGCCAGggcctgccccctgcagtgtggAAGAGGGAAGAATCGTCCTGCCCAAAACACAGTGATGCCCCCAGTGGGAAATACTAAATTGGGATGATTATTTTTTTAGCAGTTTTTGAAATAACTCCTCCCACAAGCTGAGCAATTAGCCAAAATGTTTTACTCTTTGATAACAGCTGTTGAGAACGTGAATGGTAAGAAGGTGATATTCTTACAATTCACCATATCAGATCATTTCCTGATTTGAATACCTGAGTGACAGTCTAGGTGTGTTCAAGGCCAGGTCTTAATACAGGATTTTAATACTGTTACTCATTAAAAAGCTCTTGAAAATGAGATTTTAACACTTCATAATCTGAAATGATAGAACAGTGGCTGTGGATTCTTTTAAAACAGTTAACATGTGTTTCAGATTCTCAGTGTTTTAGATTCTTCTCACAGTAGCCTTTGGACAGAGAGATATACTGAGTGCCTGGAGACCAGGATGGGAAAGAGACTGACTTCTTTTTGCCTGTCCTTTGGTACTTTGGAATTTTCTAATGTGTGTATTACTTACTAAAAGaacatgaattaaaaataaaaactgttaagcAGGCATCTTTCATGAGAAGAGTGGCTTTGGGTTATTCAAAGTATGCAGCCAATCAGAGTAATCAGCCTAGTATAGTTCAGTCGGTTCTCTGTTTTGAATTTACTTCTTAGTGCTCTTAACTAATCAGGAACTATGTTTGTGTTTTGTGAGTTTACTCTGGCTTCATTGCTTTCGTTTGTAGGACGTCTCGGAACTGAGGAACGAATTACAGCGAAAGGATGCTCTGGTCCAGAAGCACTTAACAAAACTGAGACATTGGCTGCAGGTGCTGGAGGACATCAACATGCAGCACAAAAAGCCAGCCGACATCCCTCAGGGTTCCCTGGCCTACCTCGAGCAGGCGTCTGCAAATATCCCTGCACCGATGAAGCAGACCTGAGGAAAAGCCACCTGAACGTGAGCTGGTGGCTGAGTCAGCCCAGACACAGTTTTGTCAAACATCACTTCTTGTAGACATGACATTTGGGGAGAACTCTTTGCCAGAGAGTGAGATGATTTTAGTTTTGTGCTCTCATCTAAAAATTTCCCCCTATTTTTATAAGTTATTTCTGGAGTACTTTATAAAATGCTTATTGCTTTGGTAAACCAAGTATATTGTCTTTAGCAAAATTTAAGACTGTTAATATGGTGCCATTTACAgattcctttttatgtttttgtttttgttttttgctgcttgtttttatgatttttatttttgtatgagTGTTTATCTCTCTGTTTCCAGTTTTAGATTATTTTGTATGATCTGAGGGGAAAAGCTTGTATGATCTGATCTGCATATCAAAGGATGAGGATTTTGGTTGTAGGCCTTTTATGATAATTTAGCCATCAGTGgcagtatataaaaatattaaatttgctgtttttcaagaCTGAACTACCTAAAGAAGAGGAGTCTAATGCAACGATGTAACActtccagaacctcagaatgagGATATTTTGTAAATAGGTTGGAAGAGGATTATAATATCGTAGGTTAGTGTAGTAACTGTTACTGCAGTAACATAGTGCTATAGGAGTCCAGCAGTATCCTTAAGTTAATGTTGACTTTTATTTGGGGTAAGTTTATATTTTGTGAAGTGTTCATTTACTTTTGGGGGAGGGTAGGAGCAGTGATATGCTAGTGATATTCATTTCTGCAATAATCAGTTTAAGTAACAGAATGGACCCTGCTCTCAATAGGGGCATAGGTGAAGTGTGAGGGTTAAAGATTGCTGTGATTATCTCTgagttttgagttttgtttgtttgttctgctaTTTGGAGCAGATTTTTCCATTAATGAATTTCTTGCTAATGGGTAGTGTTGATTCCAAGGGACTGGGGCCTCTAGGTGGGAGGTTGGCTGCAGGGTGCATGGGAGACTCAGTGTTTGGGAAGATACTTTACCCTCTATCAGTCACACAGGCCACCTCAGCTTCTCTGTTGAACCGCTGTTGAGAAGTACAAACGGGCATTGTGCCTGGTCTGCTGTTGAGTAATACAGTCCAGCATTGTGCCTGGTCTCCTTGGAGGAGGCTTTCCTCTCTCTGTTGTTCACATTCCCTCGTTAGATTACAGCCCTTCTCCCTCACCCAGTGCTGCACTGTCTCTTGAGCAGGCAGCAATTCTGTGACTCGGTGTCTTGGCTCGCTTTTCCTCCAGTCTTGAAGGCCCCGCCCCACCCACCTTGACATCCACTCAAGTTCCCGTCTGGCCTGGACGGCACCTGGTCTCTGCAGCCTCCAAAGGCCCTCTCCGTTGTATCCACAGGACACAGGACTTCTTGTCTCTTCTGCCAGCCTTGCTTGGTTCTCCCTCTGCAGTTAGTGATCTGTCTGTTTGTTCCTCATGAGAAGTAGGCATTATTCCCCTCTGAATATACAGGGACCACTTATTATCTTTTATACATAATAACTagtacttatttttgtttttgtgcgtTTGTGTATGGTACACAGCCGGAGGCCAATGAATTTCCTCATTCGGAGTATATAGTTAAACAAagcttttaaaagttgttttcaaTCACATTATCTGATTTCAGGGTTGTTAACCTGGTCATCTCGTGCCAGTTAGAAGCTCTGACTGGCAGCTGTAGATTTCTTGATTAAAAACCTAACTAAATTGATTACATTTTAGGCATTCTTTCAGTAATGAAGAGGTGCTTAGTGAAGAGTTCAGGAACTATTCTATTTGGTGcttagtaaaaatattttgaattaatgtGTGTGCCAATTACTGTCATTTCTTTACTAAATTCAAAAGTTTTCTGGCACGTAAACATTTCActtttttctgtttgtaaatatctttttcctttttagtgaCATCTTGCTGGTTGACAAACAGAAAACCCTCTGGGATGCCCTCTCCCTCAAGGAGAAAGTAATGAGCCATCAGCTGGACTTTCCCTCACCTTCCCTCTGGGGATGACAGACCAACCCACATCTTCAGGGCATCTTTATTCCCTTCCTGGTCCATCTGCTGAAGCGCTTACCCTGTATAAGATGAACCTTTCCACAAATGATCTGGGTCCAGGCCAGTTGCCTTCTCTAGGGTTTAACCCCCTGGGGACTCTCTGCCCCCTGCAGCTCACAGAATTCTTGGTCTTCCCTGCTGCGATGCGATGCCTGAGCGCTGCCCCATTTCCCGGCCCCTCGTTCAGTCTCCAGCTCCTCCACGCTCCCCGCCCCCAGGCTGTGACGTGTGGCTCCACAGCTCCAGCTGTGCTTGTGATGACTCCCAGCTGCTTCACTGTGACACTTCATCATCTTCTTTATTTGAACTCATTCTCTTACTCTCTTTAACACATctccccttcttttctctttcctcttctccccaaCCTCTAAATGTTGACGTTCCTGAGGGTTTGGTCCTGGGCCACTGGAGGCCACGAAGGAGCCCTGCTCAGTTATCTCAAAGGCCATGCTCTTTCCTGGGTGTGACCAAGCACAGTGGGGACACTGGATCTGTGTCATTTCTGCCCAACACAGACCCCTCTAATGGGCAGTCCCTGCTCTGGAGCTCTTCAGCCTGGCCGAGGCTTTTTCTCCAAACTCTGCTGTTGTCTAAGCCTCTTCCCCAAATCTTCCTTGGCTCTCTATACGGGTGTCAACTCTCCGTCAAAATCTGAAGGCTCTTCCTGCCTCCTGCTTCTTCCCCTTTATTCAACACAGGTGTTTCCCCTGAGAAGGGCGGAAACCTGCCCCTGACAAGGGATGCCGACCCAGCACTGCTTGGCCATGTTACTCTCCTACGGGACAGAAGCAGTCTCAGGATGCCAGCCTCCTAGACAAAGCTGCTCTGAGACCGTGGTAAAGTCAGGCAAACCAAAACCACTTCACAACTTTGTctaagcacaggaaaaaaaaaacaaggtcacTGTGCCACCCCCCAAATACCAAACATTCTCCTGGCTAAAAAATAAgtgactgctttttcttttttttttttttttttttttaaccatttacagCTTTATCTCTGGTCTGCCCGTCTTATAGATAACATTTATTAAGACACCCAGTCATAGAGTTGCCCCTGCCTTCTGACAGCATCCAATCTATAATGAATCCCTGCTTCTTTAGACCCTCCTGGAAATCACCCAACCAATGACAAAAATCTTACAGTAGGTTCTTTCTAACACCCACTTTCTGAGAAGCCCCACCATTCTCCATGATGGACATTCTCCCTGTGTCCAACAAGTAATAAAGCCAACTCATTCAACTATAGGTGGGTTTCTCGTGGTCGGTTCCTCCACCTGTGTCGGGGTATGCCTCCTGGAGGGCCCGACTGACACGCTGCCACGGACGCGGCCTGAGAGCAGGCAGGAGGGTGGGGTTGGGGACTGGCTCGCTTACTGTCCAACTGGCGAGGAAGATGCATCCTGAGGGTATGTGAGGTACAGTCACTGGCTCAAGAGGGTGGCCCAGTTATTGAAGATCGCACCAGTGGTGCCCTGGGCAAGTGTCCCAGTGGAAGGGAACTTTGTCAGTGCACGGATTCGAACATTTGGAAGCTAAGGGGGAATACTGCATGTAAGAACGGTGGAGTTGGCAGGTTATCACTACACTGTCTCGACTCAGCAAAGGGACAATGACAAAATAACTGTTTAATGCTCAGTGGCCACTGTGAGTGCCCAGGGCATCTTTGGTTATATCCTGCAGGGGGAGAACACGACAGATGAGCTAGTAGGAGGTAGCTGATCAAAACCAATATTGCATCTTGTGGGTAATGGTGGAAATTAGTGCTATCCTGAGAAATCTAAAGGATGCTAGGAAGCTGCTCCCTATCATAACTCCATTTACTTTCCCAGCTTTGCCCTTGCAGAATCCAGATAGAGGCTGGAGAATGAGTATATACCAAGTAGCCTCAGTTGGAACTGCTGTGTTGGATGTTGCACTGATGCAGAGCAGTAGTAAGGACTCAGGTATGTGGTGTGCAGCCGCTGATTGGGTGAATTCATTCTTTTCTCCCCCAATGAAGAAACAGTTCGCCACAATGTTCCTTTCCAGTTTTGCTCCAGGAATATGTTAATTCCTCTTCTCTGTCATAATAAATATGCCTAAAGAGATTTATCATCAAATCCTGTTGTTTCTCCCTCCTAAATCAATTCTGAATCAGTTCATTTCTCTTCATGTCTGCTGTTACCTCCAAGCCATCCCCATCATCTCTAGACCACTCTGCTCTTGAGAGATGGATGGAACCAGATTATGCAAGAGAAAACAATAATGTTTTATCTCTCAGATTTCCTTGTCAATATTGTCTAGGGTACAGAGAGGTAGAatttcattcactgctggtgaagGTGTAAATTGCTAGAAACTTTCTGGTAATTTGGTAGTATCACACAAAAAGCCTAGGTGTATCCTTTGGTGCTTTATATGGAATACGTCCTAAAGAAAATGTCCTAAAGAAAAATATGCAATATgtcctaaagaaaaaaatgatagaagcATGCCAAGATTTACTTAACAGACACAATTGTTTGCATATAACCTAGAAATTTAACATGATCTTTAACTTGCCTGCAACAAGAAAGGAGTCAAGACAGATGTGGGGTCTCAGTAAAATTCTATCCCTGCAGCATGTGTTATGCTGAGTTAAAGGACAGTAGTATAAAGTGCAGCCTCCTTTGTTAGTCATCAGGAGTTGCACAGTAGTGGGAAAatatttcaacaaacaaaagtagaACTACCTGTATGTAATCTTTAAAACACAAACATTATCCTACAATGCTCACCCTAAGCAGGTAACAAAACTAAAAAGTACTTGATACTGAAAAATAATGCGGCATGTTACACGGATAGTAACaagtatttgcatttaaaaatttatgttattGGGCCATGTGTTTTGATTAGGtagtaaatttacttttaaattatgaGTCTGAGTTGTAATTGCATTTCTCTCAAAATGACATAAGTGCGTGAGCAGCtacgttttatttttttttattttaatttatttttaacatctgtattggagtataattgctttacaatggtgtgttagtttctgctttataacaaagtgaatcagctatacatatacatatatccccatatctcttccctcttgcgtctccctccctcccaccctccctatcccactcctctaggtggtcgcaaagcactgcAGCTACGTTTTATTGAAGATGATCTGACTGAGGTTAACGTGAACTTTCTATTTCCAAGTTCAGCCTTCATCTAATTTCACCTTTCTTTGGAAAATCAATACAAATCACAACCATTTTTATTGTCCAGTTGTTTAAAGTTTTATTCAAAGAGCAAAGATTTGATGGTGCATAGAATAGACAACTGTTTATGGGCCACTTGCTGGGCCAGCACCAAAGGATTGAGAACATATTTTGACCACTAAAAGTTGTACTGAGTCTTGTCAAATTGCACTGCTCCATCAGAGGGTCCGACAGCTCAGCGTGGACTGACAGCGAGGTCAGCATTGTGAATGGCCATTCCCAGTTCCCTTTAATCTGCTGAGCATCCATGCAATGGGGAAGCAATGCACCATGAGGCAAGACTAGCGGTTCAGTAGATCTTTCACTTCAAAGAATAATCTAGAAACCATCACAAATGACCAAGTTGATGCTACAGTCATTGAAGTTGAGATGTATGACGGGGTGAGGCTCAGTTATTCACAGAAAAATCCTGGCAAGGCCTAATTCCAATTCATGATTAGTATCATTACCCATATTTTGCTTAAACTTCAAAAAGCCCCTTTGAGGTAGGTGTTATGCCCTCTATAATAACCTTCATGTCCTGGACCTAGGAAGTCAAAATATTTGATCCAAGTATGCCAAGGTCTGCTATAGTCCATTCCtagtagttttgttttctttggttttttaaaattggcTTTCCTGGTTATTTTGAGCTTTGTTTTATTCCTCTACCTGTTGAGGTTACATGTGTATTTTGGAATTATCATTTACATAGAAACACTTTTCAAGTGAAGATGACCAGCGTCCTAGGAAAATGAAACCACTTTAAAAGTAGACCATGGAAATCACAAAGTCTGATATTCCACAAGGCAGATTGCAATCTTATGGACACTAGAAATACCATGGGTAGGTCATCAGTAACAATAATATTTCCCTATGGGTGCTTTCTGGTAACACTGGCTTGTTTTATCTTAATGTCACAATGAAACAGTATGAAATGTTAATGCAAGAATTTGTTTTAGCTATGTATGTAAATCATATTACAGGCAAGTTAGTTGGTTGGTTGGCTTTTTAGTTCATTCCTTCAATCAGATGCTTCAAAAGAAATGTGCTTCAAATATCCACTTTATGATCAGTTTAAGGAtcagtttagaaagaaaaatatttggtaaACCATTCCTGGTGGGCTGAGCCCTGCTTCTGCTGGACTTCTTTGGGTTGGGCTGTTTCATCATCTTGTgtcctaaaaacaaacaaaaagttttcTTAGATGGTTTTGAAAATTATTCAGTAAACAACTTAATACTCTACCATCTTTTCAGGGAAAGATAACTGCTTCTTTACTCTTAAAAAGATACTAGAACATGATGGCCAATATTAGGAGCTAGAAACAAGTTGTGAaggatggggatggagagggagcATCTAATTCCAGTTTTGAAAACAGAAGGTTCTCCATTGTTTCACGTAACACTAATAAGGCATATTTTGCAACATGTACTATTTATTTCAGGCACAAATTAAACAATAAACCCCCTCCAAAAACAGGTAAAAGAAGAAATGGTTAATCAATACAGTATTACACTTTATGGCTTCTTCAAAAGTTATCTGATGTGCTCTGGCATTTCAATGAGGTTGTGAAATTAGCCTAATAAATTGAAAAGGGGAGACGGTAGGTAAGAAAGTACAGTGTATACCTGTCTGAACGGTCTCTAACTGCATTTGTGAAGCTTCTTATAAAACAGTGGGGGGACTTACCCcgtggtccagtgataaa encodes the following:
- the MED28 gene encoding mediator of RNA polymerase II transcription subunit 28; translation: MAAPLGGMFSGQPPGPPPPPPGLLAQASLLQATPGVPRTSNSTLVDELESSFEACFASLVSQDYVNGTDQEEIRTGVDQCIQKFLDIARQTECFFLQKRLQLSVQKPEQVIKEDVSELRNELQRKDALVQKHLTKLRHWLQVLEDINMQHKKPADIPQGSLAYLEQASANIPAPMKQT